The Planctomycetia bacterium nucleotide sequence GGACATCATCATCATGCCGCCCCCCGGCCAGGTCGTGAAATTGCGGGCGAAGTTATTCGACACAAGATTTTTGTCAGCCAGGTTCACCAGGTTATCGCCCGTCATCTCCCCCTGCGTCCAAATCGCCGGCGTAAGGCCGCTGTTGTTGACCGTCGTGTTCAGGTCAGTGATGTTGACGACGTTGTCGCGATTCACGTCGCCAGGGAGAATGGTGACGCGGAAAATGAAATCGCCGCCTGCGACTTCGTTTCCAGAGGGCCACGTATCCGAGCTTGCCGACGAAAGCGCAGCCGGATTTGCCCACTCGCCGTCGAGGGCGTTGCCATAGCGATCGGTAACTGCATCGTCGAGAGTCAACACAAGTTGGTCGGCGGGGAACGCCGTATTGAACGTCCACGTCGCAGTCTTCACGTTGTCGTCGTAGTTGAAGGTTCCGCCCACGAAGGAATAGGTCGACCCGGAAACGGCACTGGATACTGTCAAATGATCGGCTTGAATCAGCACGTTCTCATTGAACGTGATGATGATCTGATTTGGCGAAGCCACGGGCACGGTCTTCAGTTGCTGGCCTGAGCCGGCGGGAACGGCGTAGTCCGCGTGATTCACTTGGCTCGAACTGCTCCCGATCTTGAAGGACGTAACTTCGGGCGGCGCGAACTTGTCGGCCAAATCGACGACGTTCACGCGCTTGTACGTGCCATACGAGGGCGTGATGCCGTTGGGATGCGCCAGGTTGCTGGGAATGGGCAGCACGTCCCGTCCGGTGTAGTTGTCGACCACGGCGACGCCCGTCTCCTTCATGATGTCGACATACTCCGTCATCGAAAGCCGCCGGCCCTAGTATCGCTGAGATAGTTGCTGCGCGAGCAACGCAATCCCTGACACGTAGGGCGCCGCCATGCTTGTGCCGATGCGTGTGTGAGGAATGCCCCCTGGTCTTGGATCCGCGGCAGTAATGGCGCCTCCAGGCTGCCATGGCGACCAACAACTGTAGCCATGTCGCGGGCTCGGGCGCGTTGACCACTCCCTCCCCAAAATGGTTCCTCACCGCATTGAGGTCCGCGATATCAATGACTCCATTGCGGTTGGCGTCCGCGCCGAGTCCGTGGTTTTGCAACCCAAAGTCGTTGCGCACGGCGTTGAGGTCAAGAATGTTCACGATGCCGTCGCGGTTCGCGTCCCCCTCGATGCGGGGCGGAACGCCCTCGATGACATAAACGCGTCCGCCCCCGTCCGCGTACGGCGCGCCGATCACGAAATCGTTGGCGAGCGTGGCAATGGACCAGCCGAAGAATTCGAAGGGATTGCCTGATGGATTGGGAATCGAAAGCAGTAACTCACCGGTCCAGCCGTCGAAAAGAAACGCGGCACCACTTTGAACAACGCCGTCGGGGCTATCTCCGCGGGCTGACACCAGGATGTCGTCGCCGATCAGAGCGACGGCCGAACCGAAGTCGTCCAACTCTCCGGGATTGGGATTCGGAAGATAATGAAGTTCATCGCCGGTCGACGTGTCAAACACATGGACGGCTCCGGCGCTATACATCCCGGCAGGCGAATCGTGCCGCGCGCCGACGACGAGAATCCTTTCGTCGACGACGAGGGTTTCGCCAAACCACTCGGAAAGGTCGTTCAGATTCTCAGCGCGGGGATTGTAAATCTTTTCGATCAATGCTCCGCTCGATTCCTCGAATACCGCCACGCTTCCCAAGATTTTTCCCTCGGAATCTCGATCGAGGAATTCGCCTACGAATATCTTGCCGCCCGCGAGACCTATCGCGGAACTGTCCGAGGCACCAAACAGATCGTTCACAAACGGAATGGGATTGGGAACGCTCAGCACGACGTCGCCCGACGCTGGGTCCATCAAAAACACTTCCCCCGCGTTCCTGGCCCCTTCGAAGTCTTGTGACGATGCGCTGACAAACACCTTGTCGCCGACCGCGGTGAGCGAACCGGCGAAGGAATCACTAGTTTGCGGCTTCGGGCTGAGCAGCGTACTCAGATGGGAACCGGTCGCTCGATCGAAGACATAAACGCCATTGGGCGGGTTGTCAGCCGCCACGAGCAAATAGTCGCCGACAATGGACGTGCTGATGCCGAACTGATGACGCTCGATTGGATCGGGGTCGTGCAGTGTATGCCGGAGTTCGCCGATGGCGCTGTCGAACGCGTATGCGCGACCCACGAACGGCATGTTGTCCACCGACGTGTTGCGAGCCCCGACCAGAATCGTCCCGCTGGCAACGCTCAACGCGTCGCCAAACGCGGAGCTAACAATCCCGTCGGGATTGCCAATCGTCAGCAACACATCCCCCGGCGCGGCCGCACACCGCTCCGCACAGCACACAATAGCGACCACTACCGCAATCAGCTGCCGCGTACCTATCGAATTCCGCCAATCCAGCCCATTCATGGCCCAGGTCCTCAAGGGGCGTTAGTTAACTCGGACCTCCGCCACGCGCCATTCAATATGTTCATCCCCGCGGCCCGCGTCAAGTTTGTTTCGCGCTTGCATGGTGTAAAGCGCCGCACTGAGATTTCTTGGTTTCCATGCGAAGCGCTTCGGCGCACCGCGCAAAATGAACCGCCGCGGGAACTCTCGCCCCCGCGGCGGCATTGGCACTCAGTTTCTTTGTTACGAACTCGCGCGAGGCGTTTACTTAACTCCGCCTCGCCTCGCGCTTGTCAATCACTCTCTCCCGACTAGAACTGCACGGACAACTGCGTATACACGAAATCGGCGTCCTGTCCGTTGGAACCGTTCGTGGCCAGACCGGCCGTACCGTTCTGGATCACGGCGCTGTCGAAGTAATCACCCGCGAAGAAGTGCGAGTAGCCCAGCATGACGTCGGCCCGCGGATTGAACTTGTAGGTCAACAGCAGGTCGATTTCCTGGCCGATGTCCTTGCCGGCGCTCCCGGTGGGATCCTGGTAGATCGGCACGCCAGCCGCGTTGTACAAGGCGTCGCGCTCTTCCTCCAGATAAAACACGTGATACCAGCCCAAGAGCGTGATCTTCTCATGCAGATGGAGCAAGCACGTAGCGTTAATGTCCTGGATATTCTGCCGCGCGATGATATCCATGAACCCGAAGTACTTGTGACCCAGCGGAAAGTACTGATTGAATGTCCCGTACTCGCCGTCGTTCGGATCGGCGTCGCCGGAGGCCCAGTCGTAGTACAACCAAACGGTCGGCTTCCACTTCACGCATTTCAATTCGCGGCCCAAGCCGACCACGTAATACCCGGCCTGGATGTCCTGATTGCGGTTGTAGTCGCCGAACTGATAGCCGCCTTCGACCTCGTGCAACCAGTCGCCGTTGACGAAGTACCAGCGGGCGCCGAACAGGTTGGGATCGTACCCGTTGACCACCGTGCCCGAGGGCTGCGTCACGGGATCCTGCTCGTCGAGCCGGAGGAAGAAGGTCTCCAACGTCTGGTTCGCATCCTTCTTGTACGTCGCATACGCGCCCATGAACTCTTCACTTTGATTGGGGTTATCAAAGTTATGGTCGTCCGGCAAGTGCTGCGAAAACGGCACGTTGCGGGTCCAGAAGAAGTCGGCGCTGAGCTTTTCGCCCTTATACATCCCCTTCAGGCCGTCGAACGTGCGGCGGGTATTGGACCAATCGAGCGGCGAAATCAAACGTTGATTGCCGTAAAGCAATTCCTGGCGACCGCCGCGGACCCAGACGTCGGCGTTGTCGCCGTCGAGCGCCCGCACGTCGGCAAACAGGTTCAACATGTCCGCGCGATTGACTTCGATGTTGCGCGGCTGCAGGTTCTCATGTTCGCTCTGCGCGTCAATCGCTTCCGCGTACAGACGCAGCCAGTCGCCGTATTTCGCATTGGCGAACAGCCGCGTGCGATAGAGTAAAAAGTCGTCGTCACGGCCGCTGAGCGGCTTGGCGCGCATGTTATGTTCGCTGTGCTGACGCATGCGGAACTCGCCGCCCACGCTCACCACCCAGCAATCGCCAAGGTGCATCTGCTTGAAGTTGTCTCCCAGCAGGCAGCCCTTGTAGCAGGGGTCGTCGATGTACGAGAAGTCGTTGTCGTAATACAACGGCTTGTAGGCCGTCGCGGCGGCCTTCTTGGCTGCTTCAATCTTTTTCTTGTCGCAGCCGCATTCGTCCTTGCCAGCGCCGCATTCGTCCGCCTCTGCCGCGGCCGCCGCTTCGTCGCCGGGAGCTTCGGCCTCCTCCGCGACGGGCGGGGCGACGTCAGCCATTTCCTCTTCCATCGCTGGGGGCGGTTCCGGGGCGACCGGCGCCTCTTCGACTGTCGCTTCCTGCGACAGGATCGGCGTCACGCTTGACTCCCTCGCGGGACGCGCGTTTTGCCGGGCGTAGTCCAAAATGGGGTCAGGTTGCTGGAATTCGCCGGACACGGTCTGGAACGCAATCGCGTTCTCATCCGCGTTGGCGGCCGGACAGCTGCTCAGCAGCGCCCAGCTCACAGATACTGCGATGATCCGTTTCATGAATCGTTCTACCTTCCCTGGAGGAACGTTGAGGCGGTCGTTTGCGTACGCGATGGACGTCGCCAGGCCGAAAACGTGCGTCCTGAAAAACGCTTCAAAGGACACCCACACGTTCGGGCTATGCCACATGTCCGCCTGCGTTTTGAAATCGACCGCTGAACACGGCAAATTCGCTGGCACCGGCTTCGTATGTTCCCGCTGGAACAGCCCTTAGAATTGGCACGCCGCACTTCGGCAGAGCGAATCCACTAGGCCCTGCCACCGCACCTGCTGTGCGTCGGATTGTGCGGGAAGTAGTGTGCAAACGGCATTTATGGCTTGTATCGAGCATCGCTGAGATTGACCTCGGCCCTTTCTTCCGCACAGAATCAACGCGGCGGGCAGCAAGACGGACATCCTGGGAAGGAGCAACTCATGTCACGACAACCATGGATGCTGGTGTGCGCGCTGTGGACGGCAAGTTGTGCGGGAATCAACGCACAAGACAGGGCGGCGCCGTTCGATCGGGGCCCAGCGATCCTGGTCGAGCTGCCCCCTCAAATGATCACTTTGCCGTCGGTGTACGCGCGGCCGACGATGTTCGACACGCCTCTCGCCGACCTCATCCTGTCGAACCTGCAGGTCTTCCCGGCGAACAACGCCTGGAATCAGGTTGTCGCAAATTGGCCGCTGCACCCGAACTCCGCCGCGATGATCAGCTCCATCGGGCGCGACAAGGTGTTTCGCTACAACACCGATATGGGTTTTATCCTGGTCCCGCACTTTCAGCGCCGCATCAATGTGGAAGTGGGAATCTATGCCGATGAATCCGATCCGGGTCCTTATCCCGTCCCGAGTAACGTGCCGATCGAAGGCTGGCCGGTCAACTATCAACGCGATCCGGACCTGCGGCATCTGACATTGCAGGACGTGCAACGCGATACCATCGGT carries:
- a CDS encoding alginate export family protein, whose product is MKRIIAVSVSWALLSSCPAANADENAIAFQTVSGEFQQPDPILDYARQNARPARESSVTPILSQEATVEEAPVAPEPPPAMEEEMADVAPPVAEEAEAPGDEAAAAAEADECGAGKDECGCDKKKIEAAKKAAATAYKPLYYDNDFSYIDDPCYKGCLLGDNFKQMHLGDCWVVSVGGEFRMRQHSEHNMRAKPLSGRDDDFLLYRTRLFANAKYGDWLRLYAEAIDAQSEHENLQPRNIEVNRADMLNLFADVRALDGDNADVWVRGGRQELLYGNQRLISPLDWSNTRRTFDGLKGMYKGEKLSADFFWTRNVPFSQHLPDDHNFDNPNQSEEFMGAYATYKKDANQTLETFFLRLDEQDPVTQPSGTVVNGYDPNLFGARWYFVNGDWLHEVEGGYQFGDYNRNQDIQAGYYVVGLGRELKCVKWKPTVWLYYDWASGDADPNDGEYGTFNQYFPLGHKYFGFMDIIARQNIQDINATCLLHLHEKITLLGWYHVFYLEEERDALYNAAGVPIYQDPTGSAGKDIGQEIDLLLTYKFNPRADVMLGYSHFFAGDYFDSAVIQNGTAGLATNGSNGQDADFVYTQLSVQF